A portion of the Streptomyces platensis genome contains these proteins:
- a CDS encoding nuclear transport factor 2 family protein — protein MALSTPATTRAVVEELLRRIGEGDSERIAELYAERGDWKLDWPEAEHGRPATPWIRHRSTRADAAAHYRELAEHHVPGAAATEIERILVDGNDAVVLGEIRQTARPTGRAYRARFALHLTVEHGLVTRHHVYEDSLAVAQAFEAEGPSEDH, from the coding sequence ATGGCACTGTCCACACCCGCGACCACACGTGCTGTGGTGGAGGAGTTGCTGCGCCGGATCGGCGAAGGTGACTCCGAGCGCATCGCCGAGCTGTATGCCGAGCGAGGCGACTGGAAGCTGGACTGGCCGGAGGCCGAACACGGCCGCCCCGCTACCCCGTGGATCCGCCACCGGTCCACCCGGGCCGACGCCGCCGCCCACTACCGCGAGCTCGCCGAGCACCACGTGCCCGGGGCCGCAGCTACCGAGATCGAGCGCATCCTCGTGGACGGCAACGATGCCGTCGTGCTCGGCGAGATCCGCCAGACCGCCCGGCCCACCGGACGCGCCTACCGCGCACGGTTCGCCCTGCACCTCACAGTCGAACACGGCCTTGTCACTCGACACCACGTCTACGAAGACAGTCTCGCGGTGGCCCAGGCTTTCGAGGCGGAGGGCCCGAGCGAGGACCACTGA
- a CDS encoding transposase, with protein sequence MRAGAPWRDVRARYGPWGRVHDLLRRCRRDGTWSRMVTRLPRAWPQWSSLGPSASKAWATARLSS encoded by the coding sequence TTGCGTGCCGGTGCTCCGTGGCGTGATGTGCGTGCACGGTATGGCCCGTGGGGCCGGGTCCACGACCTGTTACGGCGCTGCCGGCGGGACGGTACCTGGTCCCGGATGGTCACCCGGCTCCCTCGCGCGTGGCCTCAGTGGTCCTCGCTCGGGCCCTCCGCCTCGAAAGCCTGGGCCACCGCGAGACTGTCTTCGTAG
- a CDS encoding response regulator, whose amino-acid sequence MIAEDSVLLRIGLVKVVEMAGFEVAAEAGDGPELLAAVEEHRPDLAVVDVRMPPGFTDEGVRAALEIRQKWPNTAVLMLSQYVEERYAADLLATNTSGVGYLLKQRVADVEEFIEALRRVAAGGTALDPQVVAQLLVRRASDPLERLTARERDVLALMAEGRSNAGIAAQLVVSESAVAKHINNILAKLDLPKADADHRRVLAVLRFLGVGG is encoded by the coding sequence ACTCCGTTCTGCTGCGGATCGGGCTGGTCAAGGTGGTGGAGATGGCCGGGTTCGAGGTGGCGGCCGAGGCGGGGGACGGGCCGGAGCTGCTGGCGGCGGTCGAGGAGCATCGGCCGGATCTGGCGGTGGTGGATGTGCGGATGCCGCCCGGTTTCACGGATGAGGGTGTGCGCGCGGCGTTGGAAATCCGTCAGAAGTGGCCCAATACGGCGGTGTTGATGCTTTCCCAGTACGTCGAGGAGCGGTACGCGGCCGATCTGCTGGCGACGAACACCAGCGGGGTGGGCTATCTGCTCAAACAGCGGGTCGCGGATGTCGAGGAGTTCATCGAGGCGCTGCGGAGGGTGGCGGCCGGCGGCACTGCGCTGGATCCGCAGGTCGTCGCGCAGCTGCTGGTGCGCCGGGCGAGCGATCCGCTGGAGCGGCTGACGGCCCGCGAACGGGACGTGCTCGCGCTGATGGCCGAGGGCCGTTCCAACGCGGGCATCGCCGCACAACTGGTGGTGAGCGAGAGCGCGGTTGCCAAGCACATCAACAACATTCTGGCCAAGCTGGATCTGCCCAAGGCCGACGCCGATCACCGCCGGGTGCTGGCGGTGCTGAGGTTCCTGGGGGTGGGAGGCTAG
- a CDS encoding SCO3870 family protein, with the protein MRQQPPFASLSAALAALGTVLGVLAVQLRANGYEPYVESVATTSVLMWTTACLTVVTWVRYRQQSSD; encoded by the coding sequence ATGAGACAGCAGCCTCCGTTCGCTTCCCTGTCCGCCGCGCTCGCGGCGCTAGGGACGGTGCTGGGCGTCCTCGCGGTCCAGCTGCGCGCCAACGGTTACGAGCCGTACGTCGAGTCCGTGGCCACTACCAGCGTCCTGATGTGGACCACTGCGTGCCTGACGGTCGTGACGTGGGTCCGCTACCGCCAGCAGAGCTCGGACTGA